Proteins co-encoded in one bacterium genomic window:
- the fusA gene encoding elongation factor G, whose translation MKEFSVDKIRNIALAGHGGVGKTSFAEALVYTMGETNRLGTIDEGTTISDYHPDEIERKISISSSVLHGEHKGCRVNIIDTPGYSDFLGDTKGTLSVADFAVVVLSSVEGIEVGTEQVISFADEYGIPRCFVVNRIDNEHSDFDKVFASIKERNGNGAVAFQFPVNQGEGFNKIVDVIRMKLLTFEESSGKVTESDLPDDLKSKAEEMRSQAVEAAAESDDELLEIYFEQGDLNDEQLQKGIRAGILNKKIMPVLCSAAAKNIGGYSFLDFLAAYGPAPSDFTAREGTVPGKDEKIERKISAEEPFSAFVFKTISEAHVGELSLIKVFSGSIRSGDEVYNSINQKSEKIGQIYLLNGKKRVEAGVLSAGDIGALVKLKYTSTSDTLSDPKNPIVYPQIKFPEPVISVAIDPKSRGDEDKISNGLHVLHDEDPSFSVVQDAELKQTIISGQGDLHLKVIINALKERFGVEVDEKRPKIPYRETITAKADDKYRHKKQTGGAGQFAEVWMKIEPLESGKGFEFANIVKGGAISAVFIPAVEKGVRDVLTNGPIAGYKVVDVKAIVYDGKEHPVDSKEIAFQSAGREVFKACMLKAKPILLEPIYNVEVKVPEDYMGDVMGDLSGRRGKISGMDSEGHFQIVRAKVPLAELDRYATTLRSITSGRGLFKRSFSHYEPVPKDQEKKIIEGAKAAKESEE comes from the coding sequence GTGAAGGAATTCTCTGTTGATAAAATCCGTAATATTGCATTAGCAGGCCATGGAGGAGTTGGCAAAACCTCTTTTGCAGAGGCTTTAGTCTATACAATGGGCGAGACCAACAGACTTGGAACGATTGATGAGGGGACAACAATATCAGATTATCATCCTGATGAAATTGAAAGAAAGATTTCAATAAGCTCTTCTGTCCTTCACGGAGAACACAAAGGGTGCAGAGTAAATATTATAGACACACCGGGGTATTCGGATTTTTTAGGCGATACAAAGGGTACATTAAGTGTTGCTGATTTTGCAGTTGTTGTATTGTCCTCTGTAGAAGGAATAGAAGTCGGAACAGAACAGGTTATCAGTTTTGCCGATGAGTATGGAATTCCCCGCTGTTTTGTTGTTAACAGGATTGACAATGAGCATTCTGATTTTGATAAAGTATTTGCATCTATAAAAGAGAGAAACGGTAACGGCGCTGTTGCATTCCAGTTTCCTGTAAATCAGGGCGAGGGATTTAATAAAATTGTTGATGTTATCAGGATGAAGCTGCTGACATTCGAAGAAAGCAGCGGAAAGGTAACTGAATCGGATCTGCCGGATGATTTGAAATCAAAGGCTGAAGAGATGAGAAGCCAGGCAGTGGAAGCTGCTGCTGAAAGTGATGATGAACTTCTTGAGATATATTTTGAGCAGGGCGATCTTAATGATGAACAACTTCAAAAAGGTATAAGAGCGGGCATATTAAATAAAAAAATTATGCCGGTTTTGTGCAGTGCTGCTGCAAAAAATATTGGAGGATACAGCTTTCTTGATTTCCTCGCAGCATACGGCCCTGCGCCGTCTGATTTTACTGCAAGAGAAGGTACTGTCCCGGGGAAAGATGAAAAAATTGAACGTAAGATATCTGCTGAAGAACCTTTCAGCGCATTTGTTTTTAAGACTATTTCCGAAGCGCACGTTGGAGAGCTGTCTTTAATAAAAGTATTTTCAGGATCTATTCGTTCAGGCGATGAAGTCTATAATTCGATAAATCAAAAAAGTGAAAAGATCGGCCAGATATATCTTTTAAACGGCAAAAAGAGAGTGGAAGCAGGAGTACTTTCTGCCGGAGATATAGGAGCATTGGTCAAATTAAAATATACTTCTACAAGCGATACACTTTCAGATCCCAAAAACCCCATAGTTTATCCTCAAATAAAGTTTCCCGAACCAGTAATCAGTGTTGCTATTGATCCGAAGAGCAGGGGAGATGAGGATAAAATCTCCAATGGGCTTCATGTGCTTCATGATGAAGACCCGAGCTTTTCTGTTGTTCAGGATGCAGAACTGAAACAGACTATCATTTCCGGACAGGGTGACCTTCATCTGAAAGTGATTATAAATGCTTTGAAAGAGAGGTTTGGAGTTGAAGTTGATGAGAAACGTCCCAAAATTCCGTATCGCGAAACCATTACAGCTAAAGCTGACGATAAGTACCGCCATAAGAAGCAGACTGGCGGTGCAGGGCAGTTTGCAGAGGTATGGATGAAGATTGAGCCGCTTGAGTCAGGTAAGGGATTTGAATTTGCAAATATTGTCAAAGGCGGTGCAATCTCTGCTGTATTTATTCCTGCTGTTGAAAAAGGTGTGCGGGATGTTTTGACAAACGGCCCTATTGCAGGCTACAAAGTTGTTGATGTAAAAGCAATTGTTTATGACGGAAAAGAGCATCCGGTAGATTCAAAAGAGATAGCTTTCCAGTCTGCAGGAAGAGAGGTTTTCAAAGCATGTATGCTTAAGGCAAAGCCCATTCTTCTTGAGCCGATCTATAATGTAGAAGTAAAAGTTCCTGAAGATTATATGGGCGACGTTATGGGTGATCTCTCCGGCCGCAGGGGAAAAATCAGCGGAATGGACAGCGAAGGGCATTTCCAGATCGTACGTGCAAAAGTACCGCTTGCAGAACTTGACAGGTACGCTACGACTCTCAGGTCCATAACATCAGGACGGGGTCTTTTCAAACGTTCTTTCTCTCATTATGAACCTGTACCGAAAGATCAGGAGAAA